The following coding sequences are from one Epinephelus moara isolate mb chromosome 7, YSFRI_EMoa_1.0, whole genome shotgun sequence window:
- the rprma gene encoding protein reprimo A produces the protein MNNTGFNQTEGGLLNKTEEFFCCNFSSVVTDNGFVAAAPDERSLFIMRVVQIAVMCVLSLTVVFGIFFLGCNLLIKSEGMINFLVTDRRPSKEAEAVIVGAY, from the coding sequence aTGAATAACACCGGGTTCAACCAAACGGAGGGAGGACTGCTCAACAAGACCGAGGAGTTTTTCTGCTGCAACTTTTCCTCCGTGGTGACTGATAACGGCTTTGTGGCGGCCGCACCGGATGAGAGGAGCCTCTTCATCATGAGGGTGGTCCAGATAGCCGTCATGTGCGTTTTGTCCCTCACGGTGGTTTTTGGCATATTTTTCTTGGGTTGCAACCTTCTCATAAAGTCAGAGGGGATGATAAACTTTTTGGTAACGGACAGGAGACCGTCTAAAGAAGCGGAGGCAGTTATTGTGGGTGCCTATTGA